Proteins co-encoded in one Grus americana isolate bGruAme1 unplaced genomic scaffold, bGruAme1.mat scaffold_271, whole genome shotgun sequence genomic window:
- the C1QTNF1 gene encoding complement C1q tumor necrosis factor-related protein 1 isoform X2 yields MEGLWALGVLLLSCLLLPSPAGSQTSPSPDRRLQMDPEEAPSQHHAARATQEQKAGGAQEGLPLRPRCVRCCEPPDQHFSYPQYQPLPQINMTILKGEKGDRGERGMQGKFGKTGVAGSRGHTGPKGQKGSVGAPGERCKTHYAAFSVGRKKPLHSNDYYQTLIFDTEFVNLYDHFNMFTGKFYCYVPGIYYFSLNVHTWNQKETYLHIMRNGVEVVILYAQVSDRSIMQSQSVMLELQEQDEVWVRLYKGERENAVFSDEYDTYITFSGHLIKYSGDP; encoded by the exons ATGGAGGGGCTTTGGGCGCTCGGtgtcctgctgctctcctgcctgctgctgccctcccctgcGGGGAGCCagaccagccccagccctgaccgGCGTTTGCAGATGGACCCCGAGGAGGCACCGTCCCAGCACCACGCTGCCAG GGCCACGCAGGAGCAGAAGGCTGGCGGTGCCCAGGAGGGGCTGCCCCTGCGGCCCCGCTGCGTCCGCTGCTGTGAGCCGCCCGACCAGCACTTCTCCTACCCCCAGTACCAGCCCCTGCCTCAGATCAACATGACCATCCTGAAAG GCGAGAAGGGGGACCGCGGCGAGCGAGGCATGCAGGGCAAGTTCGGCAAGACGGGGGTGGCCGGCAGCAGGGGCCACACGGGCCCCAAGGGACAGAAAGGCAGCGTGGGCGCCCCGGGGGAGCGCTGCAAGACCCACTACGCCGCCTTCTCGGTGGGCCGCAAGAAACCCCTGCACAGCAACGACTACTACCAGACCCTCATCTTCGACACGGAGTTTGTCAACCTCTATGACCACTTCAACATGTTCACGGGCAAGTTTTACTGCTACGTCCCCGGGATCTACTACTTCAGCCTCAACGTGCACACCTGGAACCAGAAGGAGACATACCTGCACATCATGCGCAACGGGGTGGAGGTGGTGATCCTCTACGCCCAGGTGAGCGACCGCAGCATCATGCAGAGCCAGAGCGTcatgctggagctgcaggagcaggatgAGGTCTGGGTGCGGCTCTACAAGGGCGAGCGTGAGAACGCTGTCTTCAGTGACGAGTACGACACTTACATCACCTTCAGCGGCCACCTCATCAAGTACAGCGGGGACCCCTGA
- the ENGASE gene encoding cytosolic endo-beta-N-acetylglucosaminidase: protein MAEAQEGPGRRGKRAEPGAEEPAEAEAERAGRRRRRSFQPAAEPRGTTVLHDTVSASPQPLPARHFDTRTTEPISFFLSGLEELLAWQPNSNDDFNVSAVPLAKRQPPLHSRRPRTLVCHDMRGGYLEDRFIQGSATHNPYVFYHWRYIDIFVYFSHHTVTIPPVCWTNAAHRNGVPVLGTFITEWTDGEKLCESFLAGGEEAYRAVSEQLARIAQHYRFDGWLINIENTLSAAAVGNLPPFLRHLTAQVHSAVPGGLVIWYDSVLQNGTLRWQNELSEENRVFFDVCDGLFTNYNWKEEHLERTRGLAGPRHTDVYVGVDVFARGDVIGGGFDTDKSLRLIRQHGLSAAIFAPGWVYEHLGEENFLHNENKFWGSLAEYLPTHSICTLPLATSFSLGMGTSRFLAGKEEEAGPWYDLSAQEIQPLYPEHEGRLSTSCCLQDAWCGGSSLRVQGTIPPGEEHVAIRLFSLQMPAPPKLFLTLLYKLEGPHPDEFTVALELTTWDLGTCHEGSVTSLPEPNGRHHPRFLPAPPPGLAKLLTACARDSHGWTSRCYELDLQDCSLRDLSLLVSRHQPSPQETSFTCLLGEVRVLDAASMVASPPQVQSLTASQLWWQEGPEAQQLSLSLTLRWVFPPGRASCFRVLSQGSRCHRGQTAPQLLGLAHGCLYRAVGLAVPRPVAGQSCRLELLVEPVLRDELPVDPDRWGRLVLVYSEPASGTS from the exons ATGGCGGAGGCGCAGGAGGGGCCCGGGCGGCGCGGCAAGAGGGCCGAGCCCGGGGCGGAGGAGCCGGCGGAGGCGGAGGCGGAGCGGgccggccggcggcggcggcggag ctTCCAGCCGGCGGCGGAGCCCCGGGGAaccactgtcctgcacgacacCGTCAGCGCCAGCCCGCAGCCGCTGCCAG CAAGACACTTCGACACCAGGACGACGGAGCCCATCAGCTTCTTCTTGTCCGgcctggaggagctgctggcctGGCAGCCCAACAGCAACGACGACTTCAATGTCTCCGCCGTGCCGCTGGCGAAGCGCCAGCCCCCGCTCCACAGCAGGAGGCCCCGGACACTGGTGTGCCACGACATGCGCGGTGGATACCTGGAGGACAG GTTCATCCAGGGCTCAGCCACGCACAACCCCTACGTCTTCTACCACTGGCGGTACATCGACATCTTCGTCTACTTCAGCCACCACACCGTCACCATCCCGCCTGTGTGCTGGACCAACGCAGCTCACAGGAACGGCGTCCCCGTGCTGG GCACGTTCATCACGGAGTGGACGGACGGGGAGAAGCTGTGCGAGTCGTTCCTGGCCGGCGGGGAGGAGGCGTACCGTGCCGTGAGCGAGCAACTGGCCCGCATCGCCCAGCACTACCGCTTCGATGGCTGGCTGATCAACATAGAGAACACGCTGAGT GCAGCGGCGGTGGGGAACCTGCCTCCCTTCCTGCGGCACTTGACGGCGCAGGTGCACAGCGCTGTGCCGGGAGGGCTGGTGATCTGGTACGACAGCGTCCTGCAGAACGGCACACTGAGGTGGCAGAACGAGCTGAGCGAGGAGAATAG GGTGTTCTTTGACGTCTGCGACGGGCTGTTCACCAACTACAACTGGAAGGAGGAGCACCTGGAGCGCACACGCGGGCTGGCTGGGCCGCGCCACACCGACGTCTACGTCGGTGTTGATGTCTTTGCCCGCGGGGATGTGATCGGTGGTGGCTTCGACACTGACAAG TCCCTGCGCCTGATCCGCCAGCATGGCCTCTCTGCAGCCATCTTTGCTCCCGGCTGGGTCTACGAGCACCTGGGGGAGGAAAACTTCCTGCACAACGAGAACAA GTTCTGGGGCTCGCTGGCTGAGTACCTGCCCACGCACAGCATCTGCACGCTGCCCCTCGCCACCTCCTTCAGCCTGGGCATGGGCACCAGCAGGTTCCTGGCTGGGAAG gaggaagaggccggGCCCTGGTACGACCTGAGCGCGCAGGAGATCCAGCCCCTCTACCCGGAGCATGAGGGCAGGCTGagcaccagctgctgcctgcaggacgCCTGGTGCGGGGGCAGCTCCCTGAGGGTGCAGGGGACCATCCCCCCCGGCGAGGAGCACGTGGCCATCCG ccttttctctttgcagatgCCGGCGCCCCCCAAGCTCTTCCTGACCCTGCTGTACAAGCTGGAGGGGCCGCACCCCGATGAGTTCACAGTTGCGCTGGAGCTCACCACCTGGGACTTGGGTACCTGCCACGAGGGCAGCGTCACCTCCCTGCCCG AGCCCAATGGCCGGCACCACCCCCGGTTCCTCCCGGCACCGCCACCTGGCCTCGCCAAGCTGCTCACCGCCTGCGCCCGAGACTCCCATGGCTGGACCAGCCG GTGCTACGAGCTGGACCTGCAGGACTGCAGCCTGCGAGACCTCTCCCTGCTCGTGTCCCGCCACCAGCCCAGCCCGCAGGAGACGTCCTTCACCTGCCTGCTCGGGGAGGTCCGG GTGCTGGATGCAGCCAGCATGGTGGCCTCCCCGCCGCAGGTGCAGAGCCTGACGGCCTCGCAGCTCTGGTGGCAGGAGGGCCCCGAGGCCCAGCAGCTCTCGCTCAGCCTCACCCTGCGCTGGGTCTTCCCGCCCGGCCGGGCCAGCTGCTTCCGCGTCCTCAGCCAGGGCTCCCGCTGCCACCGGGGCCAGACGGCGCCgcagctcctggggctggcGCACGGCTGCCTGTACCGTGCCGTGGGCCTGGCGGTGCCGCGGCCGGTGGCCGGGCAGTCCTGCcggctggagctgctggtggaGCCGGTGCTGCGCGACGAGCTGCCCGTGGACCCCGACCGCTGGGGACGGCTGGTGCTGGTCTACTCCGAGCCGGCCAGCGGCACCAGCTGA
- the CANT1 gene encoding soluble calcium-activated nucleotidase 1 isoform X1, whose product MQPLFAARAAERHIESPALRPPAGSPAHAQRQPRGPTAAGDGPAGDSPGPAAGDPSALPRAGGGCPCCKGVRAGGAGAAAGPGELLAPCAAWSARLQEPEELPRPLRCVEGGGGERHPGALAPRVGTAQGGLEVLLAPSLMPVPPCHESMSPLRISVGGLPVLASMTKGADPRFRLRWKAIVLSSACVGFVLLLFCLHRSSPARPIPPNPRNWQLSLQAGDRYNDTYPLSPPQRNPEGVRYRIGVIADLDTQSRGSQEHTWFSYLKKGYLVLSDSGDSVTVEWDKDESVLQSHLAEKGRGMELSELVVFNGKLYAVDDRTGVVYQIEGNKVVPWVILPDGDGTVGKGFKAEWLAVKDEHLYVGGLGKEWTTTTGEVVNENPEWVKVIGYKGDVGHENWVANYNALRAAAGIRPPGYLIHESASWSDTLQRWFFLPRRASHERYNEKADERRGTNLLLSSTQDFGDVTVGRVGEVVPTHGFSSFKFIPDTDDQIIVALKSEEDNGKIASYIMAFTLDGRFLLPETRIGSVKYEGIEFI is encoded by the exons ATGCAGCCTCTGTTCGCAGCTCGGGCTGCTGAAAGGCACATTGAGAGCCCCGCGCTGCGGCCGCCTGCGGGGAGCCCGGCCCATGCCCAGCGCCAGCCCCGGGGCCCCACCGCGGCCGGTGACGGGCCCGCTGGGGACAGCCCCGGGCCCGCGGCTGGGgacccctctgccctgccccgggctgggggtggcTGCCCGTGCTGCAAGGGGGTGAGAGCGGGCGGCGCTGGGGCAGCTGCCGGTCCCGGGGAGCTGCTTGCTCCCTGCGCAGCCTGGAGTGCCCGTCTGCAGGAGCCCGAGGAGCTGCCGCGTCCCCTGCGCTGCGTGGAGGGAGGTGGCGGGGAGAGGCACCCTGGTGCCCTGGCCCCACGGGTGGGCACAGCCCAGGGTGGGCTGGAG GTTCTCCTCGCCCCCAGTCTGATGCCCGTCCCGCCCTGCCATGAGTCTATGAGCCCCCTCCGGATCAGCGTGGGTGGTCTGCCTGTCCTCGCGTCCATGACCAAGGGTGCTGATCCCCGCTTCCGACTGCGCTGGAAGGCCATCGTGCTGTCGTCAGCCTGTGTGgggtttgtgctgctgctcttctgcctgcacCGGTCCTCCCCGGCACGGCCCATCCCGCCCAATCCTCGCAActggcagctcagcctgcaggcaggggacCGCTACAATGACACCTACCCGCTGTCCCCACCCCAGAGAAACCCCGAGGGCGTGCGCTACCGCATCGGAGTCATTGCGGACCTGGACACGCAGTCCCGGGGCTCTCAGGAGCACACCTGGTTCAGTTACCTGAAGAAGGGCTACCTGGTGCTGTCGGACAGCGGGGACAGCGTGACGGTGGAGTGGGACAAGGACGAGAGCGTGCTGCAATCCCACCTGGCTGAGAAGGGCAGGGGCATGGAGCTCTCCGAGCTGGTCGTCTTCAACGGGAAGCTGTACGCTGTGGACGACCGGACAGGAGTGGTCTACCAGATTGAGGGCAACAAGGTGGTGCCCTGGGTGATCCTCCCGGATGGGGACGGCACAGTGGGGAAAG GCTTCAAGGCGGAGTGGCTGGCGGTGAAGGACGAGCACCTGTACGTGGGGGGACTGGGAAAGGAGTGGACCACGACAACGGGGGAGGTGGTGAACGAGAACCCTGAGTGGGTGAAGGTCATCGGCTACAAGGGCGACGTGGGCCATGAGAACTGGGTGGCGAACTACAACGCACTGAGGGCCGCGGCGGGGATCCGACCCCCAG GTTACCTGATCCATGAGTCGGCCTCCTGGAGCGACACCCTGCAGCGCTGGTTCTTCCTGCCGCGTCGTGCCAGCCACGAGCGATACAACGAGAAGGCGGATGAGCGGCGAGGCACCAACCTGCTGCTGAGCTCCACCCAGGACTTTGGCGACGTGACGGTGGGACGCGTGGGCGAGGTGGTCCCAACCCATGGCTTCTCCTCCTTCAAGTTCATCCCGGACACGGACGACCAGATCATTGTGGCGCTGAAATCAGAGGAGGACAACGGCAAGATCGCCAGCTACATCATGGCCTTCACACTGGACGGGCGCTTCCTCCTGCCTGAGACCAGGATCGGGAGCGTGAAATACGAGGGCATTGAGTTTATTTAA
- the CANT1 gene encoding soluble calcium-activated nucleotidase 1 isoform X2 has translation MPVPPCHESMSPLRISVGGLPVLASMTKGADPRFRLRWKAIVLSSACVGFVLLLFCLHRSSPARPIPPNPRNWQLSLQAGDRYNDTYPLSPPQRNPEGVRYRIGVIADLDTQSRGSQEHTWFSYLKKGYLVLSDSGDSVTVEWDKDESVLQSHLAEKGRGMELSELVVFNGKLYAVDDRTGVVYQIEGNKVVPWVILPDGDGTVGKGFKAEWLAVKDEHLYVGGLGKEWTTTTGEVVNENPEWVKVIGYKGDVGHENWVANYNALRAAAGIRPPGYLIHESASWSDTLQRWFFLPRRASHERYNEKADERRGTNLLLSSTQDFGDVTVGRVGEVVPTHGFSSFKFIPDTDDQIIVALKSEEDNGKIASYIMAFTLDGRFLLPETRIGSVKYEGIEFI, from the exons ATGCCCGTCCCGCCCTGCCATGAGTCTATGAGCCCCCTCCGGATCAGCGTGGGTGGTCTGCCTGTCCTCGCGTCCATGACCAAGGGTGCTGATCCCCGCTTCCGACTGCGCTGGAAGGCCATCGTGCTGTCGTCAGCCTGTGTGgggtttgtgctgctgctcttctgcctgcacCGGTCCTCCCCGGCACGGCCCATCCCGCCCAATCCTCGCAActggcagctcagcctgcaggcaggggacCGCTACAATGACACCTACCCGCTGTCCCCACCCCAGAGAAACCCCGAGGGCGTGCGCTACCGCATCGGAGTCATTGCGGACCTGGACACGCAGTCCCGGGGCTCTCAGGAGCACACCTGGTTCAGTTACCTGAAGAAGGGCTACCTGGTGCTGTCGGACAGCGGGGACAGCGTGACGGTGGAGTGGGACAAGGACGAGAGCGTGCTGCAATCCCACCTGGCTGAGAAGGGCAGGGGCATGGAGCTCTCCGAGCTGGTCGTCTTCAACGGGAAGCTGTACGCTGTGGACGACCGGACAGGAGTGGTCTACCAGATTGAGGGCAACAAGGTGGTGCCCTGGGTGATCCTCCCGGATGGGGACGGCACAGTGGGGAAAG GCTTCAAGGCGGAGTGGCTGGCGGTGAAGGACGAGCACCTGTACGTGGGGGGACTGGGAAAGGAGTGGACCACGACAACGGGGGAGGTGGTGAACGAGAACCCTGAGTGGGTGAAGGTCATCGGCTACAAGGGCGACGTGGGCCATGAGAACTGGGTGGCGAACTACAACGCACTGAGGGCCGCGGCGGGGATCCGACCCCCAG GTTACCTGATCCATGAGTCGGCCTCCTGGAGCGACACCCTGCAGCGCTGGTTCTTCCTGCCGCGTCGTGCCAGCCACGAGCGATACAACGAGAAGGCGGATGAGCGGCGAGGCACCAACCTGCTGCTGAGCTCCACCCAGGACTTTGGCGACGTGACGGTGGGACGCGTGGGCGAGGTGGTCCCAACCCATGGCTTCTCCTCCTTCAAGTTCATCCCGGACACGGACGACCAGATCATTGTGGCGCTGAAATCAGAGGAGGACAACGGCAAGATCGCCAGCTACATCATGGCCTTCACACTGGACGGGCGCTTCCTCCTGCCTGAGACCAGGATCGGGAGCGTGAAATACGAGGGCATTGAGTTTATTTAA
- the C1QTNF1 gene encoding complement C1q tumor necrosis factor-related protein 1 isoform X1, with protein MVNAGRLRRWAHIWQWEGCVPRPAPPLPPSLSRKRISAQAEGEGAVGAGGSRSAAGRLCLGPGRAAPGGCSREGKAAPGGSSPAPEGTAAAWRGFGRSVSCCSPACCCPPLRGARPAPALTGVCRWTPRRHRPSTTLPGEKGDRGERGMQGKFGKTGVAGSRGHTGPKGQKGSVGAPGERCKTHYAAFSVGRKKPLHSNDYYQTLIFDTEFVNLYDHFNMFTGKFYCYVPGIYYFSLNVHTWNQKETYLHIMRNGVEVVILYAQVSDRSIMQSQSVMLELQEQDEVWVRLYKGERENAVFSDEYDTYITFSGHLIKYSGDP; from the exons ATGGTTAACGCCGGCCGGCTGCGCCGCTGGGCTCACATCTGGCAGTGGGAGGGCTGCGTGCCTCGTCCCGCTCCTCCGCTGCCTCCTTCGCTTTCTAGAAAGCGCATTTCCGCCCAGGCCGAAGGAGAAGGGGCTGTCGGAGCGGGAGGCAGCCGATCCGCTGCGGGCAGGCTCTGCCTGGGGCCTGGCAGAGCGGCCCCGGGGGGATGCTctagggaagggaaggcagcgccgggagggagcagccctgccccagag GGCACTGCCGCAGCATGGAGGGGCTTTGGGCGCTCGGtgtcctgctgctctcctgcctgctgctgccctcccctgcGGGGAGCCagaccagccccagccctgaccgGCGTTTGCAGATGGACCCCGAGGAGGCACCGTCCCAGCACCACGCTGCCAG GCGAGAAGGGGGACCGCGGCGAGCGAGGCATGCAGGGCAAGTTCGGCAAGACGGGGGTGGCCGGCAGCAGGGGCCACACGGGCCCCAAGGGACAGAAAGGCAGCGTGGGCGCCCCGGGGGAGCGCTGCAAGACCCACTACGCCGCCTTCTCGGTGGGCCGCAAGAAACCCCTGCACAGCAACGACTACTACCAGACCCTCATCTTCGACACGGAGTTTGTCAACCTCTATGACCACTTCAACATGTTCACGGGCAAGTTTTACTGCTACGTCCCCGGGATCTACTACTTCAGCCTCAACGTGCACACCTGGAACCAGAAGGAGACATACCTGCACATCATGCGCAACGGGGTGGAGGTGGTGATCCTCTACGCCCAGGTGAGCGACCGCAGCATCATGCAGAGCCAGAGCGTcatgctggagctgcaggagcaggatgAGGTCTGGGTGCGGCTCTACAAGGGCGAGCGTGAGAACGCTGTCTTCAGTGACGAGTACGACACTTACATCACCTTCAGCGGCCACCTCATCAAGTACAGCGGGGACCCCTGA